Proteins encoded within one genomic window of Triticum aestivum cultivar Chinese Spring chromosome 2D, IWGSC CS RefSeq v2.1, whole genome shotgun sequence:
- the LOC123053723 gene encoding pentatricopeptide repeat-containing protein At1g06710, mitochondrial, whose protein sequence is MITRRAAVVALRSSLRRACSSHAADSGDLLPGLVDRPTPRPVPRLSLHDLAFISDPAPAPPAAALPPPEAVLISKAVRAYGADFEGKAERFLRRYREFLTDSVVVAVLRAVRSPELCVRFFLWAERQVGYSHTGACYDALAEVLGFEDRARTAERLLREIGEDDRDVLGRLLNVLVRRCCRQGLWGEALEELGRLKDFGYRPSAVTYNALVQVLASARQVEMGFRVQKEMSASGFCMDRSTVGSFAQALCKEGRWGDALDMLEKEDFKLDTVLCTQMISGLMEASLFNEAMSFLHRMRCNSYIPNVVTYRTLLSGFLKKKQLGWCKRIINMMMTEGCNPNPSLFNSLVHTYCNAEDYAYAYKLFNRMNNCGCPPGYVVYNIFIGSICGREELPNLELLDLAEKVYEEMLVASCVLNKVNTANFARCLCGVGKFEKAFQIMKEMMRKGFVPDASTYTKVITFLCQANRVDKAFLLFQEMKKVGVNPDVYTYTILIDSFCKAGLIEQAQVWFDEMRSAGCSPNVVTYTALLHAYLKSKQLCQANIIFHRMVDDSCYPNAVTYSALIDGLCKAGEIQKACEVYAKLIGTSDSKESDFYFEGKDTDTISPNVVTYGALVDGLCKAQKVADAHELLDAMLSSGCEPNQIVYDALIDGFCKVGEIDSAQEVFLRMTKCGYLPSVHTYTSLIDRMFEDGRRDLAMKVLSQMLKDSCNPNVVTYTAMVDGLCKTGETEKALNLLSLMEKKGCSPNVVTYTALIDGLGKAGKVDAGLKLFMQMKTKGCAPNYVTYRILINHCCAAGLLDDAHLLLDEMKQTHWPKYLQGYHSTVQGFSKKFLASLGLLEEMESHDTAPIAPVYGMLIDSFSKAGRLETALELHKEMMEVSSSLNMASTDMHTSLIQALCLSSQVEEAIALYSEMTRKGIVPDLSAFVCLVKGLIEMNKWNEALQLCYGICQEGVNWQGNKFCDGG, encoded by the exons ATGATAACCCGCCGTGCGGCGGTGGTAGCCCTACGCTCCTCCCTGCGCCGCGCCTGCTCCTCCCACGCCGCCGACTCCGGCGACCTCCTGCCTGGCCTCGTCGACCGGCCCACGCCGCGTCCCGTGCCCCGCCTCTCCCTCCACGACCTCGCCTTTATTAGCGACCCtgcccccgcgccccccgccgccgccctcccgccGCCGGAGGCCGTCCTGATCTCCAAGGCGGTGCGGGCCTACGGCGCCGACTTCGAAGGCAAGGCTGAGCGGTTCCTGCGACGGTACCGCGAGTTCCTTACCGATTCCGTCGTGGTCGCGGTGCTCAGGGCGGTGCGCTCCCCGGAGCTCTGTGTGAGGTTCTTCCTCTGGGCCGAGCGGCAGGTGGGTTACAGCCACACTGGTGCCTGCTACGACGCGCTCGCCGAGGTCTTGGGTTTCGAAGACCGCGCCAGAACCGCTGAGAGGCTGCTTAGGGAGATTGGGGAGGATGATCGTGATGTGCTCGGCAGATTGCTCAATGTGCTGGTGCGGCGGTGCTGCCGCCAGGGCCTGTGGGGCGAGGCTCTGGAGGAGCTTGGGAGGCTGAAGGACTTTGGGTACAGGCCGTCGGCGGTCACCTACAATGCACTGGTGCAGGTGCTCGCGAGCGCCCGGCAGGTGGAAATGGGGTTCCGGGTGCAGAAGGAGATGTCGGCATCAGGGTTCTGCATGGACAGGTCCACAGTGGGATCCTTTGCGCAGGCGCTGTGCAAGGAGGGGCGTTGGGGCGATGCACTTGACATGTTAGAGAAGGAGGATTTTAAGCTTGACACGGTGTTGTGCACCCAGATGATCAGTGGACTGATGGAGGCCTCCCTTTTCAATGAGGCCATGTCATTTCTTCATAGGATGCGGTGCAACTCGTATATCCCGAATGTGGTAACGTATAGGACGCTGCTCTCAGGATTTCTGAAAAAGAAGCAACTTGGCTGGTGCAAGAGAATCATTAACATGATGATGACGGAGGGTTGCAACCCAAATCCTTCATTGTTCAATTCACTTGTGCATACTTACTGCAATGCTGAGGATTATGCATATGCATATAAACTGTTTAATAGGATGAATAACTGTGGTTGTCCTCCTGGTTATGTTGTATACAACATATTCATTGGAAGCATTTGTGGTCGAGAAGAATTGCCAAATCTTGAGTTGTTGGATTTGGCAGAGAAAGTTTACGAGGAGATGCTGGTTGCTAGTTGTGTTCTCAATAAGGTTAACACTGCCAATTTTGCTCGGTGCCTTTGTGGTGTGGGAAAATTTGAGAAGGCATTTCAGATAATGAAGGAGATGATGAGGAAAGGCTTTGTTCCTGATGCAAGCACGTACACTAAGGTGATTACTTTTCTGTGCCAGGCTAACAGGGTAGACAAGGCCTTCCTTTTATTTCAAGAGATGAAGAAGGTAGGTGTTAATCCGGATGTGTACACATACACAATTTTGATCGATAGCTTTTGTAAGGCTGGTCTCATTGAACAAGCCCAGGTCTGGTTTGATGAGATGAGAAGTGCTGGCTGCTCACCAAATGTAGTGACATATACTGCATTGCTTCATGCTTACCTGAAATCTAAGCAGCTCTGTCAGGCTAATATCATCTTCCACAGAATGGTTGATGATTCCTGCTATCCAAATGCTGTTACATATAGTGCACTAATTGATGGCCTCTGTAAGGCGGGCGAAATCCAAAAGGCTTGCGAAGTCTATGCCAAATTAATAGGGACTTCTGACAGTAAAGAATCTGATTTCTACTTTGAAGGCAAGGACACAGACACCATTTCTCCAAATGTTGTCACCTATGGTGCACTCGTAGATGGTTTGTGCAAAGCTCAAAAGGTGGCTGATGCTCATGAGTTGCTAGATGCTATGCTATCATCTGGCTGTGAGCCCAACCAGATTGTTTATGATGCTCTGATTGATGGTTTTTGCAAAGTTGGAGAAATCGATAGTGCTCAGGAGGTATTTCTGCGGATGACTAAGTGTGGTTACTTGCCTAGTGTGCATACATACACGTCCTTGATTGACCGGATGTTCGAGGATGGGAGACGTGATCTTGCAATGAAAGTTTTGTCTCAAATGCTAAAGGATTCATGTAATCCTAACGTCGTCACTTACACAGCTATGGTTGATGGGCTCTGTAAAACAGGTGAAACTGAAAAAGCCCTAAACCTGCTGTCATTGATGGAAAAGAAGGGATGCAGTCCAAATGTTGTAACTTACACTGCCCTAATAGACGGACTAGGGAAAGCTGGTAAAGTTGATGCAGGTCTTAAGCTTTTTATGCAAATGAAGACAAAAGGATGTGCTCCCAACTATGTTACATACAGAATACTGATAAACCATTGCTGTGCTGCTGGTCTTTTGGACGATGCCCATTTACTGCTTGATGAGATGAAGCAGACCCACTGGCCAAAGTATCTGCAAGGATACCACAGCACAGTTCAGGGTTTCAGCAAGAAGTTTCTCGCTTCTCTTGGTTTGTTGGAGGAGATGGAATCACATGACACAGCACCGATAGCTCCTGTTTATGGGATGCTCATTGATAGTTTCTCCAAGGCTGGTAGACTGGAGACAGCCTTGGAGTTGCACAAAGAGATGATGGAAGTCTCGTCATCCCTAAATATGGCCAGCACGGACATGCACACCTCATTAATCCAGGCACTTTGTTTATCATCTCAAGTTGAAGAAGCAATTGCATTATATAGTGAAATGACCAGGAAAGGCATTGTACCAGATTTAAGTGCCTTTGTTTGTCTTGTAAAGGGACTAATTGAAATGAACAAGTGGAATGAAGCTCTTCAGTTGTGTTATGGCATATGCCAGGAG GGTGTGAACTGGCAGGGTAACAAATTCTGTGATGGAGGGTAG
- the LOC123053724 gene encoding uncharacterized protein ycf20 — protein sequence MACAPNYIAIGFSNYGLYTGTRVLSPSYKNFPRKSSYKFLKVRALQGNDGRRRLIDIIRIIPELSRNYFKNGSRRALFGGIALLGGFYVAQTISLSFGALGVNDVIAAVVCVLLTEYVTKFYYSRPKVTFAVALLNNFKMGFTYGLFIDAFKLAS from the coding sequence ATGGCGTGTGCTCCAAATTATATTGCCATTGGCTTTTCCAACTATGGTTTATATACGGGGACAAGGGTACTCTCGCCGAGCTACAAGAACTTCCCACGGAAATCCTCCTACAAGTTTCTCAAGGTCCGTGCTCTGCAGGGAAATGATGGCCGTAGAAGGCTGATTGACATAATCCGGATCATCCCGGAGCTGTCAAGGAACTATTTCAAAAACGGGTCCAGGAGAGCTCTTTTCGGCGGCATCGCACTGCTGGGTGGCTTTTATGTTGCGCAGACAATATCCCTGTCATTCGGTGCTTTGGGCGTGAACGATGTTATAGCAGCAGTTGTGTGTGTGCTCCTGACCGAGTACGTGACAAAGTTCTACTACAGCCGGCCCAAGGTTACCTTCGCCGTCGCGCTCCTCAACAATTTCAAGATGGGTTTCACATATGGCCTCTTCATTGATGCTTTCAAGCTTGCTAGCTGA